In one window of Kitasatospora sp. MMS16-BH015 DNA:
- a CDS encoding DJ-1/PfpI family protein, whose translation MDIVIPLFDNFEPLDAIGPYEILAYVPGATVRFVTARPGLVQDVLGSLPVQVATSYAEVERCDVLLIPGGGSFLTMSADPEFLDWVRRMHTGTRFTTSVCTGSLVLGAAGLLTGLTATTHWAAVADLEAHGATYSAERVVRQGRIITSAGVSSGIDMAVRLAALLTDEVTAQAIQLYTEYDPQPPFDTGSLAKAPAEVVERARSLR comes from the coding sequence CGATCGGGCCGTACGAGATCCTCGCGTACGTGCCGGGTGCGACCGTACGGTTCGTCACGGCCCGGCCCGGGCTGGTGCAGGACGTGTTGGGGTCGCTGCCGGTGCAGGTGGCGACCTCGTACGCCGAGGTGGAGCGGTGTGACGTGCTGCTGATCCCGGGCGGCGGCAGCTTCCTGACCATGTCCGCCGACCCCGAATTCCTCGACTGGGTACGGCGGATGCACACCGGCACCCGCTTCACCACCTCGGTCTGCACCGGCTCCCTGGTGCTCGGCGCGGCCGGCCTGCTGACCGGCCTGACCGCCACCACCCACTGGGCGGCCGTCGCCGACCTGGAGGCCCACGGCGCCACCTACTCCGCCGAGCGAGTGGTCCGCCAAGGCCGGATCATCACCTCGGCCGGCGTCTCCTCCGGCATCGACATGGCGGTGCGGCTGGCCGCCCTGCTCACCGATGAGGTGACCGCCCAGGCGATCCAGCTCTACACCGAGTACGACCCCCAACCTCCTTTCGACACCGGCTCCTTGGCCAAGGCCCCCGCCGAGGTGGTCGAACGGGCGCGAAGCCTCCGTTAG
- a CDS encoding LysR family transcriptional regulator: MDRPELPLPQLHAFLLLAEELHFGRAAARLGVAQPPFSQQIRRLEERVGYPLFSRGPGRVALTPAGAALLPAARTALGGLADGLAAARAVGGGRAGRLRIGFAASLALTVLPGLLHTFRSSHPEVTLEIREMTSAPQLDALREGGIDLGLLREPPATEPELEFRTVLDEPLVAVLPRGHPLAAQVSVRVDQLADDPFVLLPREAGPGLYDRITGLCTAAGFTPQIAQHAVEWPTVCALVEAGLGVSLAPAGLRRIRLRGVACRRLTPAAHTRVAVAWRTGDPNPLVAHLLAALGWGPSSNPRLRGDGP; encoded by the coding sequence ATGGACCGACCCGAACTGCCGCTGCCGCAGTTGCACGCCTTCCTCCTGCTCGCCGAGGAGCTGCACTTCGGCCGGGCCGCCGCCCGGCTGGGCGTCGCCCAGCCGCCGTTCAGTCAGCAGATCCGGCGGCTGGAGGAGCGGGTCGGGTACCCGCTGTTCAGCCGTGGCCCGGGCCGGGTCGCGCTCACCCCGGCCGGGGCGGCCCTGCTGCCCGCCGCGCGGACTGCGCTCGGCGGGTTGGCGGACGGGCTGGCCGCCGCCCGGGCGGTCGGCGGCGGTCGGGCCGGGCGGCTGCGGATCGGGTTCGCGGCCTCGTTGGCGTTGACCGTGCTGCCCGGGCTGCTGCACACCTTCCGTAGCAGCCACCCCGAAGTCACGCTGGAGATCCGGGAGATGACCAGCGCGCCGCAGCTCGACGCACTGCGGGAGGGCGGCATCGACCTCGGTCTGTTGCGCGAGCCGCCTGCCACGGAGCCGGAGTTGGAGTTCCGGACGGTGCTGGACGAGCCGCTGGTCGCGGTGCTGCCGCGCGGCCACCCGCTTGCGGCCCAAGTCTCGGTCCGGGTAGACCAGTTGGCGGATGACCCGTTCGTCCTGCTGCCGCGCGAGGCCGGCCCGGGGCTCTATGACCGGATCACCGGCCTCTGCACGGCGGCGGGCTTCACGCCGCAGATCGCCCAACACGCCGTGGAGTGGCCCACCGTCTGTGCCCTGGTCGAGGCCGGCCTCGGCGTCTCGCTCGCCCCGGCCGGCCTCCGCCGGATCCGGCTCCGGGGCGTCGCCTGCCGCCGCCTGACCCCCGCCGCCCACACCCGGGTCGCCGTGGCCTGGCGCACCGGTGACCCGAACCCGCTGGTGGCCCACCTGCTGGCGGCCCTCGGCTGGGGCCCGTCTTCAAACCCCCGCCTGCGGGGCGACGGGCCCTAA
- a CDS encoding RidA family protein encodes MTAPGTTPDTAHPAARRAILSGSTFEDQIGYARAVVDGDWVHVSGTTGFDYATMTIAEGVVEQAEQCLRNIATALAEAGCTFADVVRVRYLLPERADFEPCWPALRGAFGEVRPAATMMVCGLADPRMRIEIEATARRRAG; translated from the coding sequence ATGACGGCACCCGGCACCACACCCGACACCGCACACCCGGCCGCCCGGCGCGCCATCCTCAGCGGCTCCACCTTCGAGGACCAGATCGGCTACGCCCGGGCCGTGGTGGACGGCGACTGGGTGCACGTCTCCGGCACCACCGGCTTCGACTACGCCACCATGACCATCGCCGAAGGCGTGGTCGAGCAGGCCGAGCAGTGCCTGCGCAACATCGCGACCGCCCTGGCCGAGGCGGGCTGCACCTTCGCGGACGTGGTCCGGGTGCGCTACCTGCTGCCCGAGCGCGCGGACTTCGAGCCCTGCTGGCCCGCCCTGCGGGGCGCCTTCGGCGAGGTGCGGCCGGCCGCCACGATGATGGTCTGCGGGCTGGCCGACCCCCGGATGCGGATCGAGATCGAGGCCACCGCCCGGCGCCGGGCCGGCTAG
- a CDS encoding tetratricopeptide repeat protein has translation MFAGLRSRARERDLRRADRLLAEGHRFEAAAGRAQAEPAYRKAVELLTARLGGEASATLAARVRWADTLAQLARREEAAAELRAALVHCPAVLGEDHPSTCNARRSLATLLLLQGHPEEALELTETVLRRRPAPDVLGLAAWDVRLRALGSLGRHREAADAAPALRERLAQAYGADDLRTLKIGADRAQHLVQLGEYETAEHECRELIELRGAVDLFQLAVTNALVLALVGLGRHEEAEAAARKALTRAEGDVGISLALGLARSLRGSGRHEDAWRAAADAKAKFLLTNPRPVLAAPVHTVLAQTLLGIGHLPQAEAEAHRAVELAATHLTPAHHSTLEAATTLGTVLAATDRRTEAIEHLTRCAAAWREHYGPDHPRTRATEAELAALA, from the coding sequence ATGTTCGCGGGATTGCGGAGTCGGGCGCGGGAGAGGGACCTCCGGCGGGCCGACCGCCTGCTCGCCGAGGGTCACCGCTTCGAGGCTGCGGCGGGCCGCGCACAGGCCGAACCGGCCTACCGGAAGGCGGTCGAGCTGCTCACCGCCCGCCTCGGCGGCGAGGCCTCGGCGACCCTGGCGGCTCGCGTCCGGTGGGCGGACACGCTCGCGCAACTCGCCCGGCGGGAGGAGGCGGCAGCCGAGCTGCGCGCCGCGCTCGTGCACTGCCCGGCCGTACTGGGCGAGGACCATCCGAGTACCTGCAACGCCCGGCGCAGCCTCGCCACCCTCCTGCTGCTCCAGGGTCACCCGGAGGAGGCGCTGGAGCTCACCGAGACCGTACTGCGCCGTCGTCCCGCACCGGACGTGCTCGGCCTGGCGGCCTGGGACGTCAGACTCCGGGCCCTGGGCTCCCTCGGCCGCCACCGGGAGGCCGCCGACGCGGCGCCGGCGCTGCGCGAGCGGCTGGCCCAGGCGTACGGCGCGGACGACCTCCGTACGCTGAAGATCGGCGCCGATCGGGCCCAACACCTGGTCCAGCTGGGCGAGTACGAGACCGCCGAGCACGAGTGCCGGGAGCTGATCGAGCTGCGCGGCGCGGTGGACCTGTTCCAACTGGCCGTCACGAACGCCCTCGTCCTGGCCCTCGTCGGCCTCGGCCGCCACGAGGAGGCCGAGGCCGCCGCCCGGAAGGCACTCACCCGGGCCGAGGGAGACGTCGGCATCTCGCTGGCCCTCGGCCTCGCCCGCAGCCTCCGTGGCAGCGGGCGCCACGAGGACGCCTGGCGGGCCGCTGCGGACGCCAAGGCGAAGTTCCTGCTCACCAACCCCCGCCCCGTCCTCGCCGCACCCGTGCACACCGTCCTGGCTCAGACCCTGCTCGGCATCGGCCACCTGCCGCAGGCCGAAGCCGAGGCCCACCGCGCCGTCGAACTCGCCGCCACCCACCTCACCCCCGCCCACCACAGCACGCTGGAAGCCGCCACCACTCTGGGCACCGTCCTCGCCGCCACCGACCGCCGCACCGAGGCCATCGAACACCTCACCCGCTGCGCCGCCGCCTGGCGCGAGCACTACGGTCCCGACCACCCCCGCACCCGCGCCACCGAAGCCGAGCTCGCCGCCCTGGCCTGA
- a CDS encoding TetR/AcrR family transcriptional regulator — translation MVARTDGRILRGEETRRAVLGRAVEIASVEGLDALSIGRLATDLGLSKSGVFAGFGSKEELQLATVRAAGRIFVDAVLAPIPATASGLARVRALCDGWLAYSRARVFPGGCFFFNVTAEFDARPGPLRDALAAAARAWHEVVRGALAEARTAGDLRPDTDLDDLAFALIALLETANSQAVLHEDPTPYDRAARLALRLLRAEATDPGLAGPGLADLGSASLD, via the coding sequence GTGGTCGCGCGTACGGACGGGCGGATCCTGCGAGGTGAGGAGACCCGGCGCGCCGTGCTGGGCCGCGCGGTGGAGATCGCCTCCGTGGAGGGGCTGGACGCCCTCTCGATCGGACGCCTCGCCACCGACCTGGGGCTGAGCAAGAGCGGGGTCTTCGCCGGCTTCGGGTCCAAGGAGGAGCTCCAGCTGGCCACCGTCCGCGCCGCCGGCCGGATCTTCGTGGACGCCGTGCTGGCCCCCATCCCCGCCACCGCCTCCGGCCTGGCCCGGGTGCGCGCCCTCTGCGACGGCTGGCTCGCCTACTCGCGGGCCCGCGTCTTCCCCGGCGGCTGCTTCTTCTTCAACGTCACCGCCGAGTTCGACGCCCGCCCGGGCCCCCTCCGCGACGCCCTCGCCGCTGCCGCTCGTGCCTGGCACGAGGTCGTCCGCGGCGCTCTGGCCGAGGCCCGCACCGCCGGCGACCTCCGCCCCGACACCGACCTCGACGACCTCGCCTTCGCCCTCATCGCCCTCCTGGAGACCGCCAACTCGCAGGCCGTCCTCCACGAGGACCCCACCCCCTACGACCGCGCCGCCCGGCTCGCCCTCCGCCTCCTCCGCGCCGAAGCCACCGACCCCGGTCTCGCGGGCCCCGGCCTCGCCGACCTCGGCTCCGCGTCGCTCGACTGA
- a CDS encoding alpha/beta hydrolase, whose product MDPASALVSTTLNTTSHLAPRLAGRAAFELFQRPLRRSALRPTERDTHREAVRSALAVNGKRVAVYRWGDGTRPVLLMHGWRSRASRFAPYVPRLRALGLSPVAFDAPGHGESGGRTTTVLEYRAIAERLQREYGGFEAVIAHSLGVAGAFLALREGVRAERLVAIAGVSEFAYLPGAFCAGLGLNRRIEADLRHRIEHELFAGTADPWRRFDAAHRPEQVPLPILVVHDEGDRVVRLDHAHRLEAAYGDRLQLLVTRGLGHRRIVTEPTVVDNAIGFLSVGSARAA is encoded by the coding sequence ATGGACCCGGCCTCGGCACTGGTAAGCACCACCCTCAACACCACCTCGCACCTCGCACCCCGCCTCGCCGGCCGCGCCGCCTTCGAGCTCTTCCAGCGCCCGCTGCGCCGCAGCGCGCTGCGCCCGACCGAACGCGACACCCACCGGGAGGCCGTCCGCAGCGCCCTCGCGGTGAACGGCAAGCGGGTGGCCGTCTACCGCTGGGGCGACGGCACCCGGCCGGTGCTGCTAATGCACGGCTGGCGCTCCCGGGCCTCCCGGTTCGCGCCGTACGTGCCGAGGCTGCGCGCGCTCGGGCTGAGCCCGGTCGCCTTCGACGCCCCCGGGCACGGCGAGTCCGGCGGCCGGACCACCACCGTGCTGGAGTACCGGGCGATCGCGGAGCGGCTCCAGCGCGAGTACGGCGGGTTCGAGGCGGTCATCGCGCACTCCCTCGGCGTCGCCGGGGCCTTCCTCGCGCTGCGCGAGGGGGTGCGGGCCGAGCGGCTGGTCGCCATCGCCGGAGTGAGCGAATTCGCCTACCTGCCGGGGGCGTTCTGCGCCGGGCTGGGTCTCAACCGCCGGATCGAGGCCGATCTGCGGCACCGCATCGAGCACGAACTGTTCGCCGGCACCGCCGACCCGTGGCGCCGCTTCGATGCCGCCCACCGGCCGGAGCAGGTGCCGCTGCCGATCCTGGTGGTGCACGACGAGGGCGACCGGGTGGTGCGGCTCGACCACGCCCACCGCCTGGAGGCCGCGTACGGCGACCGGCTCCAGCTCCTGGTCACCCGGGGCCTCGGCCACCGCCGGATCGTCACCGAGCCGACCGTGGTCGACAACGCGATCGGCTTCCTGTCCGTCGGCTCGGCCCGCGCGGCCTGA
- a CDS encoding aspartate-semialdehyde dehydrogenase translates to MRIGIVGATGQVGGVVRTILAERKFPVTELRLFASARSAGRTLPWQDGEITIEDAATADYTGLDIVIFSAGGATSKELAPKVAAAGAVVIDNSSAWRRDPEVPLVVSEVNPHAIADRPKGIIANPNCTTMAAMPVLRPLHEEAGLVTLVATTYQAVSGSGLAGVAELHTQASKVVEQADRLTFDGEAVEYPEPGVYRRPIAFNVVPLAGNLVDDGSAETDEEQKLRNESRKILEIPGLKVSGTCVRVPVFSGHSLQLNAHFERAITPARAYELLADAPGVELSEIPTPLQAAGKDPSFVGRIRVDETAEHGLALFVSNDNLRKGAALNAVQIAELVAAELSA, encoded by the coding sequence ATGAGGATCGGCATCGTAGGAGCGACCGGGCAGGTCGGCGGCGTGGTGCGCACCATCCTGGCGGAGCGCAAGTTCCCCGTCACCGAGCTGCGGCTGTTCGCCTCCGCCCGCTCGGCCGGGCGCACGCTGCCGTGGCAGGACGGCGAGATCACCATCGAGGACGCGGCCACGGCCGACTACACCGGCCTGGACATCGTGATCTTCTCCGCCGGTGGCGCGACCTCCAAGGAGCTGGCGCCGAAGGTCGCGGCGGCCGGTGCCGTGGTGATCGACAACTCCTCCGCCTGGCGCCGCGACCCCGAGGTGCCGCTGGTGGTCTCCGAGGTCAACCCGCACGCGATCGCGGACCGCCCCAAGGGCATCATCGCCAACCCGAACTGCACCACCATGGCCGCCATGCCCGTGCTGCGCCCGCTGCACGAGGAGGCCGGCCTGGTCACCCTGGTCGCCACCACCTACCAGGCCGTCTCCGGCTCGGGCCTGGCCGGCGTGGCCGAGCTGCACACCCAGGCGAGCAAGGTGGTCGAGCAGGCCGACCGGCTCACCTTCGACGGCGAGGCCGTCGAGTACCCCGAGCCCGGCGTCTACCGGCGCCCGATCGCCTTCAACGTGGTCCCGCTCGCGGGCAACCTGGTGGACGACGGCTCGGCCGAGACCGACGAGGAGCAGAAGCTCCGCAACGAGAGCCGCAAGATCCTGGAGATCCCCGGGCTCAAGGTCTCCGGCACCTGCGTGCGCGTGCCGGTCTTCAGCGGCCACTCGCTCCAGCTGAACGCCCACTTCGAGCGCGCGATCACCCCCGCGCGCGCCTACGAGCTGCTCGCCGACGCCCCCGGCGTCGAGCTCTCCGAGATCCCCACCCCGCTCCAGGCCGCCGGCAAGGACCCGTCCTTCGTGGGCCGGATCCGGGTGGACGAGACCGCCGAGCACGGCCTCGCGCTGTTCGTCTCCAACGACAACCTGCGCAAGGGCGCGGCGCTCAACGCCGTGCAGATCGCCGAGCTGGTCGCGGCCGAGCTCTCGGCGTGA
- a CDS encoding dihydrodipicolinate synthase family protein: MELRGVYVPLVTPFAAESLALGEPELKALEALAHSVLDEGAAGLVALGTTAEVATLDEAERAAVVEVCGRVCRERGATLIVGAGSGDTRASARALAGLTGADAALVTVPSFSRPGERGVVAHFEQLAAASAVPLVVYNIPYRTGQSIGADTLRELAALPGVIGVKHAVGSVDQPTVDLLGDTPAGFAVLAGDDPYYSALLALGAPGGILASAHLATGRFAELATAWREGDVARARALGHALAAFSATLFTEPNPAVIKGVLHAQGRLPSAAVRLPLLPAGRASVAHALDRLAALGA; encoded by the coding sequence ATGGAACTTCGCGGTGTGTACGTGCCCCTGGTGACCCCGTTCGCGGCCGAGAGCCTCGCCCTCGGCGAGCCGGAGCTCAAGGCGCTGGAGGCCCTGGCGCACTCGGTGCTCGACGAGGGCGCGGCCGGTCTGGTCGCGCTCGGCACCACGGCCGAGGTGGCCACCCTGGACGAGGCCGAGCGGGCCGCCGTGGTCGAGGTGTGCGGCCGGGTCTGCCGGGAGCGCGGCGCCACGCTGATCGTCGGCGCGGGCAGCGGCGACACCCGCGCCTCGGCCCGGGCCCTCGCCGGGCTGACCGGGGCGGACGCGGCGCTGGTCACCGTGCCCTCGTTCAGCCGCCCGGGCGAGCGCGGGGTGGTGGCCCACTTCGAGCAGCTGGCCGCCGCCAGCGCCGTGCCGCTGGTGGTCTACAACATCCCGTACCGCACCGGCCAGAGCATCGGTGCCGACACCCTGCGCGAGCTCGCCGCGCTGCCCGGCGTGATCGGGGTCAAGCACGCGGTCGGTTCGGTCGACCAGCCGACGGTCGACCTGCTCGGCGACACCCCGGCGGGCTTCGCGGTGCTGGCCGGGGACGACCCGTACTACTCGGCGCTGCTCGCGCTCGGCGCCCCCGGCGGCATCCTGGCCTCCGCGCACCTGGCCACCGGCCGGTTCGCCGAGCTGGCCACGGCCTGGCGGGAGGGGGACGTGGCCCGGGCCCGGGCGCTCGGCCACGCGCTCGCCGCGTTCTCGGCCACGCTCTTCACCGAGCCGAACCCCGCCGTCATCAAGGGCGTGCTGCACGCCCAGGGCCGGCTGCCCAGCGCGGCCGTCCGCCTGCCGCTGCTGCCCGCCGGGCGGGCCTCGGTGGCCCACGCCTTGGACCGGCTCGCCGCGCTGGGCGCCTGA
- a CDS encoding LysR family transcriptional regulator has translation MLDVRRLRLLRELAHRGTIAAVAEALSFSPSAVSQQLSVLEREAGVALLERTGRRVVLTPAGRGLVRHAEAVLERLEQADAELAGARRGLTGPLRIGTYPSAARAIIPATLAALATAHPGLEPMVTEVDPAGVSAALRAGELDVALVHEYDFVPREPEPGLDGEAVFTERMYLAAPVTAPGDDATSAPGATPGGGAIADHRHSAWITAPPGTLCHAMAVRACQAAGFTPRVRHQIDDFTTVLALVAVGQGVALVPQLGVDSPPAGVRLTALPMARRTGTAYRSGARAHPAVAAFTAALRAALPPGLRENSGDS, from the coding sequence ATGCTCGACGTACGCCGCCTGCGCCTGCTGCGCGAACTCGCCCACCGGGGCACCATCGCCGCCGTCGCCGAGGCGCTCTCCTTCAGCCCCTCGGCCGTCTCGCAGCAGCTCTCGGTGCTGGAGCGGGAGGCCGGGGTGGCGCTGCTCGAACGGACCGGGCGCCGGGTGGTGCTGACCCCCGCCGGGCGGGGGCTGGTGCGGCACGCGGAGGCGGTGCTCGAACGGCTGGAGCAGGCCGACGCCGAACTCGCCGGGGCCCGGCGCGGCCTGACCGGGCCGCTGCGGATCGGCACCTACCCCTCCGCCGCCCGCGCGATCATCCCGGCCACCCTGGCCGCCCTGGCCACCGCCCACCCGGGCCTGGAACCGATGGTCACCGAGGTCGACCCGGCCGGCGTCTCGGCCGCGCTGCGGGCCGGCGAGCTGGACGTGGCCCTGGTGCACGAGTACGACTTCGTCCCGCGCGAGCCCGAGCCCGGCCTGGACGGCGAGGCGGTGTTCACCGAGCGGATGTACCTGGCCGCCCCGGTGACCGCGCCCGGCGACGATGCGACCTCCGCCCCCGGGGCCACGCCCGGCGGGGGCGCCATCGCGGACCACCGGCACTCCGCCTGGATCACCGCGCCGCCCGGCACGCTCTGCCACGCGATGGCCGTCCGGGCCTGCCAGGCGGCCGGGTTCACGCCCCGGGTGCGGCACCAGATCGACGACTTCACCACCGTGTTGGCCCTGGTCGCGGTCGGCCAGGGGGTGGCGCTGGTCCCCCAGCTCGGCGTCGACTCGCCGCCCGCGGGGGTGCGCCTCACCGCGCTGCCGATGGCCCGCCGCACCGGCACGGCCTACCGCAGCGGAGCCCGTGCCCACCCCGCCGTGGCGGCCTTCACCGCCGCCCTGCGTGCCGCCCTCCCGCCCGGCCTGCGCGAAAACTCCGGTGACTCCTGA
- a CDS encoding SigE family RNA polymerase sigma factor encodes MDEARDFEEFAADSARRLFHVAYLMCGDWHRAQDLVQTTLAKMYGIWGRLRRNEDDPTLHAYARKVLLRAYLSQRRLRRETELVVAEPGDYLPAAGVGTSPDLRLTLIAALRELPPRNRAVVVLRYLEDHSLEATAEILGCSVGAVKSLSNRSLTKLREILGEDRELLFHD; translated from the coding sequence ATGGACGAGGCACGGGACTTCGAGGAGTTCGCAGCCGACAGCGCGCGGCGGCTCTTCCACGTCGCGTACCTGATGTGTGGGGACTGGCACCGGGCGCAGGACCTGGTGCAGACCACACTCGCGAAGATGTACGGCATCTGGGGCAGACTGCGCCGGAACGAGGACGACCCGACCCTGCACGCGTACGCCCGCAAGGTGCTGCTGCGCGCCTACCTGTCGCAGCGTCGGCTGCGCCGGGAGACCGAGCTGGTGGTGGCCGAGCCCGGCGACTACCTGCCCGCCGCCGGGGTCGGCACCTCGCCCGACCTGCGGCTCACCCTGATCGCGGCGCTGCGCGAACTCCCGCCGCGCAACCGGGCGGTGGTGGTGCTTCGCTACCTGGAGGACCACAGCCTGGAGGCCACGGCCGAGATCCTCGGGTGCAGCGTCGGCGCGGTGAAGAGCCTGAGCAACCGCTCGCTCACCAAGCTCCGGGAGATCCTCGGCGAGGACCGGGAGCTGCTCTTCCATGACTGA
- a CDS encoding PQQ-binding-like beta-propeller repeat protein: protein MSVQPLESTDPESVGPYRLLGRLGAGGMGRVYLARSAGGRTVAVKVVRAELAEDQEFRDRFRREVAAAQAVSGAYTAPVVDADRDGAVPWLATAYVLGPSLAEAVAAHGPLPADSVRALGTGLAEALSAIHAAGIVHRDLKPSNVLLATDGPRVIDFGIARALEGSRLTSTGLVVGSPGFMSPEQVSGAAPVGPPGDVFALGAVLVYAATGQGPFSADSDSAAALLYRVIHDAPQLDAVPEALRPAVTACLAKNPADRPSPAELAALLGAGQQLTRATWLPAELSAEIASHAAEVMDMETPARGNPAADPRAPHHSPTATSHAALPADGTMKLGAAAPAAPPGFGPAPEGFGPPTPPSAAPAPATDQRPAQSSRRGLLIGGGVAVLAAVGGGLAWALTGDPKQPSPPPSPTGKPTTPASPTATSARPRTPGVAPQPIWSKTITVSRGLGSAMPVCSDGLVFFGGDGLVALQLSDGTQRFNSPDASAGYLAVASGIVSYGMITDLVTADSATGSVLWKFDATKTAAGAKEQIAPDKVLAADDHLIYATCSFVPLDQYGLPDSGQSTPGIMALDRKSGAVVWSQRRKAKADNYVASVLSAGTILYTDSQKNLVARSTKDGSQSWFADTDDRGSYYQPVADGQRVYCSVAGNGLQAVTIADGKQAWAKTKPAGSKYWYSPAAVGDGVVYSVFGGQSFTLPGMTYAPATNPVLYAYDAAQGTELWKLELPDEAAMAVSPVVVGTTLFVATPNKGVHAVDTKARKVIWTFQTGLSDALDWQLATDGKILVAAQGTHVYALPAV from the coding sequence ATGTCAGTCCAGCCGTTGGAGTCCACCGACCCCGAGAGCGTCGGCCCGTACCGTCTGCTCGGCAGACTCGGGGCCGGCGGCATGGGCCGGGTCTATCTGGCCCGCTCGGCCGGCGGCCGGACGGTCGCGGTCAAGGTGGTCCGCGCCGAGCTCGCCGAGGACCAGGAGTTCCGCGACCGGTTCCGCCGCGAGGTGGCCGCCGCCCAGGCCGTCAGCGGGGCATACACCGCGCCCGTGGTGGACGCCGACCGGGACGGGGCGGTGCCCTGGCTAGCCACGGCGTACGTGCTCGGGCCCTCGCTGGCCGAGGCGGTCGCCGCGCACGGCCCACTGCCCGCCGACTCCGTCCGCGCGCTCGGCACCGGCCTGGCCGAGGCGCTGAGCGCGATCCACGCGGCGGGCATCGTGCACCGCGACCTCAAGCCGTCCAACGTGCTGCTGGCCACCGACGGCCCCCGCGTGATCGACTTCGGCATCGCCCGGGCCCTGGAGGGCTCCCGGCTCACCAGCACCGGCCTGGTGGTCGGCTCGCCGGGCTTCATGAGCCCCGAGCAGGTCAGCGGCGCGGCCCCGGTCGGGCCACCGGGAGACGTGTTCGCGCTGGGCGCGGTGCTGGTCTACGCGGCCACCGGGCAGGGGCCGTTCAGCGCCGATTCGGATTCGGCGGCCGCCCTGCTCTACCGGGTGATCCACGACGCGCCGCAGCTCGACGCCGTCCCCGAGGCGCTGCGCCCCGCCGTCACCGCCTGCCTGGCGAAGAACCCGGCCGACCGCCCCTCCCCCGCCGAGCTCGCCGCCCTGCTCGGGGCCGGCCAGCAGCTCACCCGCGCCACCTGGCTCCCGGCCGAGCTCTCCGCCGAGATCGCGTCCCACGCGGCCGAGGTGATGGACATGGAGACCCCAGCCCGGGGCAATCCCGCCGCCGACCCGCGCGCCCCACACCACTCCCCCACCGCGACCAGCCACGCGGCGCTCCCGGCCGACGGCACCATGAAGCTCGGCGCGGCGGCCCCCGCCGCCCCGCCCGGCTTCGGTCCCGCCCCCGAGGGCTTCGGCCCGCCCACGCCCCCGTCTGCCGCCCCGGCTCCGGCCACCGATCAGCGGCCCGCGCAGTCCTCCCGCCGCGGCCTGCTGATCGGTGGCGGAGTGGCCGTGCTCGCCGCCGTCGGCGGCGGCCTCGCCTGGGCGCTCACCGGCGATCCGAAGCAGCCCTCCCCGCCGCCGTCCCCGACGGGGAAGCCCACCACCCCCGCCTCCCCCACCGCCACCAGCGCCCGGCCCCGGACACCCGGGGTGGCGCCGCAGCCGATCTGGTCGAAGACCATCACCGTCAGCCGCGGCCTCGGCTCGGCCATGCCGGTCTGCTCGGACGGCCTGGTCTTCTTCGGCGGCGACGGCCTGGTCGCCCTCCAGCTGAGCGACGGCACCCAGCGCTTCAACAGCCCCGACGCCTCCGCGGGTTACCTCGCCGTGGCGAGCGGCATCGTCTCGTACGGCATGATCACCGACCTGGTGACGGCCGACTCCGCCACCGGCTCGGTGCTCTGGAAGTTCGACGCGACCAAGACGGCCGCCGGTGCCAAGGAGCAGATCGCTCCGGACAAGGTGCTCGCCGCCGACGACCACCTGATCTACGCCACCTGCTCCTTCGTGCCGCTCGACCAGTACGGCCTCCCCGACAGCGGCCAGTCGACCCCGGGCATCATGGCGCTCGACCGCAAGAGCGGGGCGGTGGTCTGGAGCCAGCGCCGCAAGGCCAAGGCCGACAACTACGTGGCCTCCGTGCTCTCCGCGGGCACGATCCTCTACACCGACTCGCAGAAGAACCTGGTGGCCCGGTCCACCAAGGACGGCTCCCAGAGCTGGTTCGCCGACACCGACGACCGGGGCAGCTACTACCAGCCGGTGGCGGACGGGCAGCGGGTCTACTGCTCGGTGGCGGGCAACGGGCTGCAGGCCGTGACCATCGCGGACGGCAAGCAGGCCTGGGCCAAGACCAAGCCAGCCGGCAGCAAGTACTGGTACAGCCCCGCCGCGGTGGGTGACGGCGTGGTCTACAGCGTGTTCGGCGGCCAGTCCTTCACCCTCCCCGGCATGACGTACGCCCCGGCCACCAACCCGGTGCTCTACGCCTACGACGCGGCCCAGGGCACCGAGCTGTGGAAGCTCGAGCTGCCGGACGAGGCCGCGATGGCCGTCTCCCCGGTAGTGGTCGGCACCACCCTCTTCGTGGCCACGCCGAACAAGGGCGTCCACGCCGTGGACACCAAGGCCCGCAAGGTGATCTGGACGTTCCAGACCGGTCTGAGCGACGCCCTCGACTGGCAGCTGGCCACCGACGGGAAGATACTCGTGGCCGCCCAGGGCACGCACGTCTACGCCCTTCCGGCGGTCTGA